GAAGCCGAGCGCGATCATGAACACGGCGATCGCCTGCAGCACGATGCCCGAATCGGCGTCGCCGAGGCTGCGGGCGAGCACCACCACGAGCAGGAAGCCGAGCAGCGCACTCGTCGCCGAACCCGCGAAGCTCAGCACGCTCCGCCTGCCCAGGGCGCTCTGCTCGCGCACCGGCGCCGCGACAGCGGTCATGCGGCTCTCACCGTCAGGCGCTGCCGCGCGAGCGCGGTGATGAACTGCACGTTGCCGACCAGGTATCGCTTCGCGAGGCGGCGCGGCTCGAGGCCCAGACGCCAGAACCACTCCAGACCGGCCTTGATCATCCACCGCGGGGCCCGCTTGTTCGAGCCGCTGAGCCAGTCGAAGAGCCCGCCGCAGGTCAGCACCGCGGGCGGCAGCAGATCCTCGTGCTGCTGCACCCAGCGCTCCTGCACGGGATCGCCCATGCCGACGAACAGGATCCCCGTGCCGTGGTCGGCGATGTCGGCCGCGATGCGGGGCACGTCGTCCTCCCCGAAGTAGCCGTGGTGCGTGCGGATCTGCACGCCGGGGATCCTGGCCCGCAGCCGCTCGGCGGCCGCCTCGGCCACCCCCTCGGCCGCGCCCAGGAAGTAGACCGGGATGTCGGCGTCGGCCGCCGCCCGCAGCACGGGCTCGGCGACGTCGGTGGTGGCGAGGCGCTCGGGCAGGTAGCGGCCGAGCAGGCGCGCGCCCCACACGATCGACTGACCGTCGGCGTAGGTGGTGTGCTCCTGGAGGAACCGCCGCAGCTCGGGATCCCTGCGCGCCAGATTGCACACGTGCGCGTTCACGCCCACCGCCACGTCCACACCCGGCCTGCGCGCCCAGTCGATCACCGTGTCGGCGAACGAGCGCTCGGTGAACGAGTCGACCGCCACACCCGCGACCTCGACCGCGGCGCTGCCGTGCGGATGGATGTTGAGATTCGACATGACTCAGTACGCTCCTTCGCGGTGCACCATGACGCGTGCCGTGCGCCACATGATCTGCAGGTCGTTCATCAGCGACCAGTTCTCGACGTAGCTGAGATCGAGCCGCACGCTCTCGTCCCACGAGAGGTCGCTGCGCCCGCTCACCTGCCACAGACCGGTGATGCCCGGCTTGACGTAGAGGCGCCGCACCACCGTGCCGTCGTACGCCGTGACCTCGTCGGGCAGCGGCGGCCGAGGGCCGACCACGCTCATGTCGCCGCGCAGCACGTTCCAGAACTGCGGCAGCTCGTCGAGCGACAGCTTGCGCAGCACGCTGCCGACGCGGGTGACGCGCGGATCCTGCCTCATCTTGAAGAGCGGGCCGGATCCCTCGTTCTGCCCTCGCAGCTCCTCGAGCCGGGCCTCGGCGTCGACCGTCATCGTGCGGAACTTGTACATGCTGAAGCGGCGCCCGTCGCGCCCCACCCGCTGCTGCGAGAAGAACACGGGGCCCGGCGAATCGAGCTTGATGAGCAGCGCCAGCACCGGGGTGATCAGCGCGATCGCGGCGAGCGCGACCGCGGCGACGCTCACGTCGAGCCCGCGCTTGAGCAGGTGATGGCCGCCCTCGTACGAGGGGATCTCGATCTGCAGCATCGGCAGGCCCTCGACCGGGCGGAACGAGATGCGCGGGCCGACCACGTCGGTGACCTGGTTCGACAGCACGAGATCCGCGGCCGTGCCCTCGAGGCGCCAGCTGAGCTCGCGCACGAACGACGGCGCGTTCTCGGGCTGACTCGCGACGATGATCGTGTCGGCGCCCGCCTGCGACGCCACCGCGGCCACCTGATCCGCACTGCCCCGCACCTGGTACCGGCGTCCGCCGACCACGAGCGGCCCGCGATCCGCACCGAACAGCGTCGCCGCGACCACCTGGTAGCCGCTGCCGCGATCCGCCTGCAGCGTGCGGATCACGTACTCCACGTCGGCGCGCTCGCCCACCACCAGGGTGCGCGACGCGTAGTTGCCGATCCTGCGCTGCTCCCGCAGCCAGCGCCGCCACTCCCACCGCGAGAGCAGCAGCGCCACGAGCCCGATGGGCAGCGCGGCGAAGATCAGCACGCGGTCGCCGCTCCGGTCGGCGATGAGCACCGCGATGGCGACGGCGCCGAACGCGAGACCCGTGCCGTGCGCCACGCGCCGGTACTCGAGCGTGCCCGACCCCATGCAGCCGAGATCCCGACTGCGCATGACCGTGAGGGCGAGGCTCCACAGCGCCACGAGAGCGACCGAGACGATCGGCGTCGACGGCGTCATGCCCGTCAGCAGCGACTGCAGCAGCAGCGCCGCGCCCACCGAGGAGAGGATCAGCACCGTGTCCGAGGCCCGCAGGTACCACCTGAAACTGCGCTCCCAGCGGCGCCGACGCTCCAGCGTCGGTGTGCGCCGAGGCGACATCGCCACCGCACCCGCGAACGCGTCCAGACCGCTCTCCACCAGCATGCCGACTCCCCTAGCTTGCACTCCGTCGTGAATATCTGGAGTCAGGCTAGGAAGCGGACGGGCCTCCCCTGGGGCAAGTTACGCAAGCGCTACGCAGGGGTGCGCTCCGCGCGCCGCCGCTCCCTGAGCACGTCGAGGGGAACGGTCCCTCCCGCTACGCAATCCTCCGCCGCGCCACAACTTCGGAGCTCACCAGTATTTCGGATCAGATCCCCGGGGTTCGGTCCGAAATACTGGTGAGCTCCGAAATACGGGACGGCGCTCCGCACCTACCGCGACTGGTTCTCGCGCCTGAACCACTGCCGCAGTTCGTCGCGCCCGCTCACCCGCAGTTTCGTGAAGACGTGGCGCAGGTGGGTGTCCACCGTGCGCACCGAGAGGTGGAACTGCTCGGCGATCCAGCGGCTCGAGTACCCGAGCGAGGCGAAGAGCGCGATCTCGCGCTCGCGCGACGACAACTCCTCGGTGAGCGGCAGCGGCATCCAGATGCCGTACTCGGTGAGTCTCCGCGATGCCGGGGTGTCCCACCCGTCGGCGCCATCGAGCAGTTCCTCGCAGTGATCGAGCAGCGCCGACGAGAACGATGACTGTATCTCGTCGGCGAGCACCTGCAGGCGCTTGCGGTAGGGCAGGGCCTCGTTGCGACTCGCGATCGCGAGCAGCCGCAGCGCCCGCAGCTCAACGGCCTCGAGCTGCTGCGCTCGCGCCCACGAGGCGAGCTGCATCGCGAGCTCGACGGTGCCGTGATCCCCGTTCCACTGCCTCGCCTGCAGGGTGAGCAACCGAAGAAACCCCGTCATGGCCTGCGAGATGCCGTACTGCCGGTTCTCAGCCAGGCGGATCGCCTTGCGACTCGCACTATGCTCCCCGAGCGCCGCGAGCGCCAGCGAGAGGGCCGCGCTCACGAAACCCGCGATACCGTGCCGGTCGTGCGCGTTCAACCGCTCGAGCAGCCGCTCCGCTCGCTGCGCGGCCAGGCGCCACTTGCCGTCGGCGAGACTCATCAGCACCGCGCAGGTATCCACGAGACCCGAATAGTGCTCATCCGAGAACGACTGCCGCACCGCATCACCGAGAATCTGCCTCGCCGATTCGAGGGCGCCGCACCCCCATACCCCGATGAACGCGCAGAAGCGCAGCAGGTCGGCGCTGTCGGTCTGCGGCTGCTCCCCCAGGGACGCGAAGGATTCGGCGTACTCCGCGACCTGCACCGCAGCATCCCGCCGGCCCCGCTGCGCCAGGATCAACGATGAGATCGCGCGGCCCAGGGTGCGCTCCCACTCGATCGGCATGGTGCTGAAGTCCTCGGGATCCGGAACCAGCTCAGCGGCCTCCCGCAGCCGCCCCACCCTGCCGAGGAAGAGCACGCGGGCGTTGCGCACGATCTCCGAGACGCGGGCGTCCCCGTCGGCGAACTCCCGCTCGAGGCCGTCGAGCAGCGCCTCGGCGCTCTCCGCATCCCCGCGGTCGAGCGTGAGGTGCTCCACCACCGCGAGCTGCAGCTTCACCCGCAGCAGGCTGGGCACCCCGGAGGAGCGCCGGGTCCGCTCGATCGCCGCGCGCACGTGCTCGAGCGCCTCGGCCAGCCTCCGGCGATCCCCCGTGAGGCGCGCGAGCTGACTCGCCTGCTG
This DNA window, taken from Leucobacter tenebrionis, encodes the following:
- a CDS encoding WecB/TagA/CpsF family glycosyltransferase; this encodes MSNLNIHPHGSAAVEVAGVAVDSFTERSFADTVIDWARRPGVDVAVGVNAHVCNLARRDPELRRFLQEHTTYADGQSIVWGARLLGRYLPERLATTDVAEPVLRAAADADIPVYFLGAAEGVAEAAAERLRARIPGVQIRTHHGYFGEDDVPRIAADIADHGTGILFVGMGDPVQERWVQQHEDLLPPAVLTCGGLFDWLSGSNKRAPRWMIKAGLEWFWRLGLEPRRLAKRYLVGNVQFITALARQRLTVRAA
- a CDS encoding sugar transferase is translated as MLVESGLDAFAGAVAMSPRRTPTLERRRRWERSFRWYLRASDTVLILSSVGAALLLQSLLTGMTPSTPIVSVALVALWSLALTVMRSRDLGCMGSGTLEYRRVAHGTGLAFGAVAIAVLIADRSGDRVLIFAALPIGLVALLLSRWEWRRWLREQRRIGNYASRTLVVGERADVEYVIRTLQADRGSGYQVVAATLFGADRGPLVVGGRRYQVRGSADQVAAVASQAGADTIIVASQPENAPSFVRELSWRLEGTAADLVLSNQVTDVVGPRISFRPVEGLPMLQIEIPSYEGGHHLLKRGLDVSVAAVALAAIALITPVLALLIKLDSPGPVFFSQQRVGRDGRRFSMYKFRTMTVDAEARLEELRGQNEGSGPLFKMRQDPRVTRVGSVLRKLSLDELPQFWNVLRGDMSVVGPRPPLPDEVTAYDGTVVRRLYVKPGITGLWQVSGRSDLSWDESVRLDLSYVENWSLMNDLQIMWRTARVMVHREGAY
- a CDS encoding LuxR C-terminal-related transcriptional regulator, with translation MELFEVDGAGRGSSVPGEARLITEESSTPERLELLLEALTPPGSAVLLLGEAGTGKNRLAQEAAGALSGRIGEPVSVIALGPPADPLTGIATHFGYHFPELFGSSDALENIDHFSIEEPEVLAARLIGAIEGDAETGTPLLIAQGLDQYTPMATMLLERLVRSRRVRVVGTARQLSGAAGQLARDPQVRKIPVPPLSVAEAQRYLVQLLGAEYVELQTLRRWYRVTEGNSLSLTLLALTLDRRGLIGRKRGAVYELPGAEAVPTEFREFLHSTCSEGELRTLEMIAHVEPMFENAFIQMLDPVHVAHLTDRGLLVSGASASGKPTLSLKHQLLTKAVREQMSPARRVEVSNRLFDALQSELGAEDPYRSPRLLFRMVAMGLDADRSMPLGWLWEALEILRSGHEMRLRLRVALAVAAHADASTLQLTIAAQQASQLARLTGDRRRLAEALEHVRAAIERTRRSSGVPSLLRVKLQLAVVEHLTLDRGDAESAEALLDGLEREFADGDARVSEIVRNARVLFLGRVGRLREAAELVPDPEDFSTMPIEWERTLGRAISSLILAQRGRRDAAVQVAEYAESFASLGEQPQTDSADLLRFCAFIGVWGCGALESARQILGDAVRQSFSDEHYSGLVDTCAVLMSLADGKWRLAAQRAERLLERLNAHDRHGIAGFVSAALSLALAALGEHSASRKAIRLAENRQYGISQAMTGFLRLLTLQARQWNGDHGTVELAMQLASWARAQQLEAVELRALRLLAIASRNEALPYRKRLQVLADEIQSSFSSALLDHCEELLDGADGWDTPASRRLTEYGIWMPLPLTEELSSREREIALFASLGYSSRWIAEQFHLSVRTVDTHLRHVFTKLRVSGRDELRQWFRRENQSR